The following are encoded together in the Takifugu flavidus isolate HTHZ2018 chromosome 22, ASM371156v2, whole genome shotgun sequence genome:
- the LOC130519341 gene encoding transcription factor 7-like 1-B: protein MNVKMVLNPDGQTDNNTSKQQTTMQNIVLNHGTMKLQQPGDDLDLKPPTGFQTKIPVKEYACKIKKKHQVVRDGVPYIKKPPNAFMLFMKQLRPAIDPELWKHGSGAVNQMLGKMWGTLTKEEKGVYFTEAEKLRVLHQRRYPGWNNKINYGKRRKRDRSPKMIRRPPPVPPKGTFVRTKTAAQPKMIFGNCRQMGPMQPCYTAAAYMQNYQPQEAYLQHPQQGYMRCPQQGPYMPFPQQGGYMPFPQQGPYMPFPAQGGNMQFPQQGGNMQFPQQGGYMQFPPQGCMQFPHLG from the exons ATGAATGTGAAAATGGTTCTAAACCCAGACGGACAAACTGACAACAACACTTCCAAACAACAGACCACGATGCAAAATATCGTTCTAAATCACGGCACCATGAAACTGCAACAG CCTGGTGATGACTTAGATTTAAAACCTCCCACTGGCTTCCAAACAAAAATTCCTGTGAAAGAATATGC ATGTAAAATTAAGAAAAAGCATCAAGTGGTAAGAGATGGAGTACCCTACATCAAAAAGCCTCCAAACGCGTTCATGCTCTTTATGAAGCAACTGAGACCGGCTATTGATCCAGAACTTTGGAAACATGGAAGTGGTGCTGTGAATCAAATGCTGGGCAAAATG TGGGGGACATTGACAAAAGAGGAGAAGGGCGTTTATTTTACTGAGGCTGAAAAGCTTAGAGTCCTTCACCAACGGAGGTACCCTGGGTGGAACAACAAAATTAACTAT ggtaaaagaaggaaaagggaCAGATCACCCAAAATGATCCGAAGACCTCCACCAGTTCCACCAAAGGGAACTTTTGTGAGGACAAAGACAGCAGCACAACCAAAAATGATATTTGGAAATTGTCGTCAGATGGGACCAATGCAGCCATGTTACACAGCGGCAGCTTATATGCAAAACTATCAACCACAAGAAGCATACTTGCAGCATCCTCAGCAGGGATACATGCGGTGTCCTCAGCAAGGGCCCTACATGCCGTTCCCTCAACAAGGAGGATACATGCCGTTCCCTCAACAAGGGCCCTACATGCCGTTCCCTGCACAAGGGGGGAACATGCAATTCCCTCAACAAGGGGGGAACATGCAGTTCCCTCAACAAGGGGGATACATGCAGTTCCCTCCACAAGGATGCATGCAGTTCCCTCATCTAGGATAA
- the atxn10 gene encoding ataxin-10 isoform X1 encodes MAAPGNNVDVEVTFNQIITEKLCHEHLQGLKTFTTALRNDQFRESVAEETFSALSRVLSRLQEDLQTSIAEGRKPQPVLLQLTAECFRCQRNACVQNTRNQDVIRRLGFINISLKLVKQLLSASMDSRYEPLRCGIQFLGNVAAGNQMSKDDVWQLVRPNLFLQLLNVDDVKTVDYASMVLHTCLDEAKVEELSQSQNIQVALRVMELCKTHHDLDWTFLIAIQHFFKSPALMERMYCEMCHKDRVSLLELVLAQIEMSGSDECGVSPGVARFLADCFQNSCGAVLKLSTDACASDDEEALTVITLLNVLCEMTSGSRQFLFLQDRPELLAATVELLEQVHAVGKVRKNVFSSEQNFSSTGDSSDSPVIGFKARLIRLIGNLCHKNPNNQNKVRELDGLPLILDNCNIDSNNPFICQWAVFAIRNLLEENAQNQELVASLKREGPVDYSALRELGFQVEERDGSLLLKPVRKDS; translated from the exons ATGGCAGCGCCGGGTAACAATGTGGATGTCGAAGTTACTTTCAATCAAATTATAACTGAAAAACTGTGCCATGAACACTTGCAGGGTTTGAAAACGTTTACCACCGCATTACGGAACGATCAGTTCag AGAGTCTGTGGCGGAGGAGACCTTCTCGGCTCTTTCTCGGGTCTTGTCCCGGTTGCAGGAGGATTTGCAGACCTCCATAGCTGAGGGGCGGAAGCCgcagcctgtcctcctgcagctgacaGCTGAGTGTTTCAGGTGTCAGAGGAATGCATGTGTGCAGAACACTCGCAACCAGGATGTGATCAG GAGGCTTGGTTTCATTAACATTTCTCTTAAACTCGTGAAACAACTTCTGTCTGCAAGCATGGATAGCAGATATGAAC CTCTTCGCTGTGGGATCCAGTTCCTTGGAAACGTGGCTGCTGGAAACCAAATGTCCAAAGATGATGTTTGGCAACTGGTCCGACCAAATCTTTTCCT ACAGCTGCTGAATGTCGATGACGTGAAGACGGTGGACTATGCCTCCATGGTCCTCCACACATGTCTGGATGAAGCCAAGGTTGAGGAGCTCTCTCAGTCCCAAAATATCCAGGTTGCTCTCAGGGTGATGGAGCTCTGCAAAACCCATCATGACCTGGATTGGAC CTTTCTTATTGCCATCCAACATTTCTTCAAATCGCCAGCACTGATGGAGAGGATGTACTGTGAGATGTGTCACAAAGACAG AGTTTCCCTGTTGGAGTTGGTCTTAGCCCAAATAGAGATGAGTGGCTCGGACGAGTGTGGAGTTTCCCCCGGTGTGGCTCGCTTCCTGGCCGACTGCTTCCAGAACAGTTGTGGAGCTGTGCTGAAACTCTCTACGGATGCTTGTGCATCTGATGATGAG gaggcgcTGACAGTGATCACGCTCTTAAATGTGCTTTGTGAGATGACCTCAGGCAGCCGGCaatttctgtttctgcaggatCGTCCTGAACTTCTAGCTGCCACTGTCG AGCTTCTGGAGCAGGTGCACGCTGTTGGCAAAGTcaggaaaaatgttttcagtTCTGAGCAAAACTTCTCCTCCACCGGAGACTCTTCAGATTCTCCTGTCATCGGCTTCAAGGCCCGCCTGATCAGGCTGATAGGAAACCTATGTCATAAGAATCCCAACAACCAGAACAAG GTGAGAGAACTGGATGGGCTTCCACTCATCTTGGACAACTGCAACATCGACAGCAACAACCCAT TTATCTGCCAGTGGGCCGTTTTTGCCATCAGGAACCTCCTGGAAGAGAACGCCCAGAACCAGGAGCTGGTGGCCAGCCTGAAGCGTGAAGGCCCTGTAGACTACTCCGCACTCAGAGAGTTGGGCTTTCAGGTGGAGGAGCGAGATGGAAGCCTGCTCCTCAAACCTGTCAGAAAAGACTCTTAA
- the atxn10 gene encoding ataxin-10 isoform X2 has translation MAAPGNNVDVEVTFNQIITEKLCHEHLQGLKTFTTALRNDQFRESVAEETFSALSRVLSRLQEDLQTSIAEGRKPQPVLLQLTAECFRCQRNACVQNTRNQDVIRRLGFINISLKLVKQLLSASMDSRYEPLRCGIQFLGNVAAGNQMSKDDVWQLVRPNLFLQLLNVDDVKTVDYASMVLHTCLDEAKVEELSQSQNIQVALRVMELCKTHHDLDWTFLIAIQHFFKSPALMERMYCEMCHKDRVSLLELVLAQIEMSGSDECGVSPGVARFLADCFQNSCGAVLKLSTDACASDDEEALTVITLLNVLCEMTSGSRQFLFLQDRPELLAATVELLEQVHAVGKVRKNVFSSEQNFSSTGDSSDSPVIGFKARLIRLIGNLCHKNPNNQNKPRCLLFSPGSLR, from the exons ATGGCAGCGCCGGGTAACAATGTGGATGTCGAAGTTACTTTCAATCAAATTATAACTGAAAAACTGTGCCATGAACACTTGCAGGGTTTGAAAACGTTTACCACCGCATTACGGAACGATCAGTTCag AGAGTCTGTGGCGGAGGAGACCTTCTCGGCTCTTTCTCGGGTCTTGTCCCGGTTGCAGGAGGATTTGCAGACCTCCATAGCTGAGGGGCGGAAGCCgcagcctgtcctcctgcagctgacaGCTGAGTGTTTCAGGTGTCAGAGGAATGCATGTGTGCAGAACACTCGCAACCAGGATGTGATCAG GAGGCTTGGTTTCATTAACATTTCTCTTAAACTCGTGAAACAACTTCTGTCTGCAAGCATGGATAGCAGATATGAAC CTCTTCGCTGTGGGATCCAGTTCCTTGGAAACGTGGCTGCTGGAAACCAAATGTCCAAAGATGATGTTTGGCAACTGGTCCGACCAAATCTTTTCCT ACAGCTGCTGAATGTCGATGACGTGAAGACGGTGGACTATGCCTCCATGGTCCTCCACACATGTCTGGATGAAGCCAAGGTTGAGGAGCTCTCTCAGTCCCAAAATATCCAGGTTGCTCTCAGGGTGATGGAGCTCTGCAAAACCCATCATGACCTGGATTGGAC CTTTCTTATTGCCATCCAACATTTCTTCAAATCGCCAGCACTGATGGAGAGGATGTACTGTGAGATGTGTCACAAAGACAG AGTTTCCCTGTTGGAGTTGGTCTTAGCCCAAATAGAGATGAGTGGCTCGGACGAGTGTGGAGTTTCCCCCGGTGTGGCTCGCTTCCTGGCCGACTGCTTCCAGAACAGTTGTGGAGCTGTGCTGAAACTCTCTACGGATGCTTGTGCATCTGATGATGAG gaggcgcTGACAGTGATCACGCTCTTAAATGTGCTTTGTGAGATGACCTCAGGCAGCCGGCaatttctgtttctgcaggatCGTCCTGAACTTCTAGCTGCCACTGTCG AGCTTCTGGAGCAGGTGCACGCTGTTGGCAAAGTcaggaaaaatgttttcagtTCTGAGCAAAACTTCTCCTCCACCGGAGACTCTTCAGATTCTCCTGTCATCGGCTTCAAGGCCCGCCTGATCAGGCTGATAGGAAACCTATGTCATAAGAATCCCAACAACCAGAACAAG CCCAGGTGCTTATTGTTCTCTCCTGGTTCCTTGAGGTGA
- the lyrm5a gene encoding LYR motif-containing protein 5A, producing MANPLRGEVIRLYKNLLYLGREYPQGSAYFRERLKSAFMKNKDVTDPEEIKKLVARGEFVIKEIEALYFLKKYRAMKKRYYEPDK from the exons ATGGCCAACCCGTTAAGGGGGGAGGTTATCAGGCTCTACAAAAAT CTCCTGTATCTCGGCCGTGAGTATCCTCAGGGTTCAGCCTATTTCAGAGAGCGCCTGAAGTCCGCTTTCATGAAGAATAAAGATGTGACAGACCCTGAAGAGATTAAGAAGCTGGTGGCCAGAGGAGAATTTGTCATCAAGGAAATAGAGGCTCTGTATTTTCTCAAGAAATATCGAGCCATGAAGAAGAGATACTACGAGCCAGATAAATGA